The proteins below come from a single Vanessa cardui chromosome 7, ilVanCard2.1, whole genome shotgun sequence genomic window:
- the LOC124530785 gene encoding uncharacterized protein LOC124530785 isoform X7, with amino-acid sequence MQGKMSVTTPGKKIRKKSSDNKSQSQQNKCDNEKRRRELENEVINQLEELLGTCLAEVKQPDKNGIVQKATRQIEDVLQRRRNCPGDCPQRIVQSLSPVQAGEVSSTQQQPPPSGFQYSELSTLIEAIKHYTGVLGLILMEINSKGEIECVTENIKDLVLAERTELYKKSIFSLLHADDHAKLKPLLRNIQNFSWGSGDSDKFQYIHARLLLKDSNVADGSRFVDTVIHAAPVRSSSTEEAGSVMCVIRRCESAAISNDGGPTIVFRLDCNFNILSCDLSGVENCINSPISLVGVRYLDLVESSDRARVSTHLQEVVGRAGLLVVSEPYRLRIGTDGPRIRVSAQARLFPTVGEPDFIMSTNTVLGDEDVDIHDAGTSRPSLGGPLMTSVANGETSASEPRYRSPMSPGEHQFTINDFDLETWPSSFPMGEMSGEEAKERKESGENNPAAHASPVEAPVEAPAAVHEEPNRLRILLSKKSVLKDLLNQEDDEATSSETSAPHTPHTPHTPHTPHTPHTPLTPASALSPLHSAQAHARPPPHMGQHQPPPHNTHQPTHHNNQLRKILNDKSDEDGEEGRRNSTDSSRGSSQSSALLSQLLSNNNGPSSNGRSQESDMYMDRIAGMKRKFEESKASTSTAKRATPENQQVSSSAAGASGGSGAPTSTASSSANSPATSTGPGMSPLCQKNQILVSLLARQQTTPPTPLPLPNPILRPYPPRARAPPALAHAHQHQHPLHMAQARHPHHTISNILTANIRGNNVNGGAGPVSSASSVECSNMQGIQTSQGGPVGQAGQSHLQMVLQGGARAGYQPAPPHYPYNNQAQSAGMRPQSGTSGDSEVPNDKTLSDILDEVIENMPYNDRSAPDVNVLMDLESNRQIRSDYAGVKEKNDVINAITQSLMQFETATKSPVSSSPSVQASAYPAQSQYTGAPLSVCREQGSCTMSGGAGALYGLVARSDADSVRARAVVEQQRTRLLQMQRSQQMLVSPEAAEQPQADLGSTINALVSATPPNVALKRTDFHNIYHHTNQMGPNYGANKMPSSQQNPMLSRQLGAGGAGGAGGAGAYAAALHTPVAPQPYLRAPRPHHVGGYYEESDVGVRALCGEFARRMAQGAHPAHPPHPPHPPHPPHPPHPPHPPHTPHASPHDHPLSCVGGVGGVSAGGGVGGVGGVGGAAGGGTSEYVRNELRAVVGARSARPDLHALHAPELDPLLTFDMPAPGGGGVVGGRASSASANSWESQQSIPSTTEGSAEAAGGDEAPTGSAKASLLQKLLSQ; translated from the exons ATGCAGGGCAAGATGAGCGTGACCACGCCGGGTAAGAAGATAAGAAAAAAGTCATCAGACAATAAGTCACAATCTCAACA aaacaaGTGTGACAACGAGAAGCGACGGAGAGAGTTGGAAAACGAAGTAATAAATCAACTAGAGGAACTTCTGGGGACTTGTCTTGCTGAAGTAAAGCAACCAGACAAAAACGGCATCGTCCAGAAAGCAACGAGGCAGATCGAGGACGTATTGCAGCGGCGCCGGAACTGCCCTGGCGACTGCCCCCAGCGCATCGTTCAAAGCTTGTCACCTGTGCAAGCTGGTGAAGTTAGTTCCACCCAGCAGCAACCGCCCCCTAGTGGCTTTCAGTATTCCGAGCTGAGCACTCTAATCGAG GCGATAAAGCATTATACCGGCGTCCTGGGTTTAATATTAATGGAAATTAACTCGAAAGGCGAAATTGAGTGTGTGactgaaaatataaaagacCTCGTTCTTGCGGAAAGGACCGAGTtatataagaaatcaatattcTCGCTTTTGCATGCTGACGATCATGCAAAACTAAAACCATTGCTGAGAAATATCCAAAACTTTTCCTGGGGATCGGGCGATTCTGATAAATTCCAATATATCCATGCCCGCCTGCTTTTAAAAGATTCAAATGTTGCCGATGGTTCCAG GTTTGTGGATACTGTGATCCACGCTGCGCCAGTACGCAGCTCGTCCACGGAGGAGGCCGGCTCCGTCATGTGCGTCATTCGGCGCTGTGAGTCGGCCGCTATCTCCAACGACGGCGGACCCACCATCGTTTTCAGATTGGATTGTAACTTTAATATCTTAT CTTGTGATTTGTCCGGAGTGGAAAACTGTATAAATTCTCCTATTTCTCTTGTGGGAGTTCGTTACCTCGATCTCGTTGAGAGTAGTGATCGCGCACGCGTATCGACACATCTTCAGGAAGTAGTAGGTCGGGCCGGTTTGCTCGTGGTGAGCGAACCCTACCGACTACGTATCGGGACCGACGGTCCTCGTATCCGAGTAAGCGCACAGGCTAGACTCTTCCCGACGGTCGGCGAGCCAGACTTCATAATGTCTACGAATACCGTACTCGGCGATGAGGACGTCGATATTCACGACGCGGGAACGTCCCGCCCATCGCTCGGCGGTCCTCTCATGACTTCAGTCGCCAATGGTGAGACATCAGCCTCTGAGCCACGCTATCGCTCCCCTATGAGCCCTGGTGAACATCAATTCACCATCAACGACTTCGACCTCGAAACTTGGCCATCATCTTTTCCGATGGGAGAGATGTCAGGCGAGGAGGCCAAAGAACGGAAGGAAAGCGGCGAAAACAATCCCGCTGCGCATGCGTCGCCAGTCGAAGCGCCAGTCGAAGCGCCGGCGGCCGTACACGAGGAACCAAATCGCCTTCGTATTTTGCTTAGCAAGAAGAGCGTGCTCAAAGATTTACTAAACCAAGAAGACGACGAGGCGACGAGTAGCGAGACCTCGGCCCCGCACACCCCGCACACGCCGCACACGCCGCACACCCCGCACACGCCGCACACGCCGCTCACGCCGGCTTCGGCCTTGTCGCCGCTGCACTCGGCGCAGGCGCACGCGCGGCCGCCGCCGCACATGGGCCAGCACCAGCCGCCGCCCCACAACACCCACCAGCCAACACACCATAACAATCAATTACGCAAG attttaaatgacaaGTCCGACGAGGATGGAGAGGAAGGCAGAAGAAATTCGACGGACAGTTCGCGTGGATCTTCGCAGTCCAGCGCCTTGCTCTCGCAGCTGCTTTCAAATAATAACGGTCCGTCGAGCAACGGACGCTCTCAAGAAAGCGATATGTACATGGACCGAATAGCCGGCATGAAGCGAAAGTTTGAAGAGTCCAAAGCCTCTACGAGCACTGCTAAGAGAGCTACGCCTGAAAATCAACAG GTGTCGTCGAGTGCTGCGGGAGCGAGCGGCGGGTCCGGAGCGCCGACGTCGACGGCGTCGTCGAGTGCCAACAGTCCGGCAACCAGCACGGGCCCCGGCATGAGCCCGCTGTGCCAGAAGAACCAAATCCTCGTGTCGCTGCTGGCGCGGCAGCAGACCACGCCGCCGACGCCGCTGCCGCTGCCCAACCCCATCCTGCGGCCGTACCCCCCGCGCGCGCGCGCCCCGCCCGCGCTCGCCCACGCGCACCAGCACCAGCACCCGCTCCACATGGCGCAGGCTCGCCACCCGCATCACACTATTTCCAATATTCTCACCGCTAA CATTCGTGGAAACAATGTGAATGGAGGCGCGGGCCCGGTGTCGTCGGCATCGAGTGTGGAGTGCTCCAACATGCAGGGCATTCAGACGTCCCAGGGCGGCCCCGTGGGGCAGGCGGGCCAGAGCCACCTGCAGATGGTGCTGCAGGGCGGCGCCCGCGCCGGCTACCAGCCCGCCCCGCCGCATTATCCCTATAACAACCAGGCGCA gAGCGCTGGTATGAGACCGCAGAGCGGAACGAGTGGGGACAGCGAGGTACCGAATGATAAGACACTGTCGGATATTTTGGACGAGGTGATAGAAAATATGCCATATAACGATCGCTCCGCACCTGACGTCAACGTCCTCATGGATCTGGAGAGTAACCGACAAATACGCTCGGATTATGCT GGTGTCAAAGAAAAAAATGACGTTATAAACGCTATAACGCAAAGTCTCATGCAATTCGAAACTGCGACAAAGAGTCCGGTCTCATCGAGCCCGAGCGTCCAGGCGTCGGCCTATCCCGCTCAAAGTCAA TACACGGGGGCGCCACTAAGCGTGTGTCGCGAACAGGGCTCGTGCACGATgagcggcggcgcgggcgcgctgTACGGGCTGGTGGCGCGCAGCGACGCCGACAGCGTGCGCGCGCGCGCCGTGGTCGAGCAGCAGCGCACGCGCCTGCTGCAGATGCAGCGCTCGCAGCAGATGCTCGTCTCCCCCGAG GCGGCAGAGCAACCCCAAGCCGATCTCGGTTCTACAATTAATGCTTTAGTTTCCGCGACGCCGCCTAACGTAGCTCTAAAGCGCACAGACTTCCACAATATATATCATCATACGA aTCAAATGGGGCCGAACTACGGCGCGAATAAAATGCCCTCGTCGCAACAAAACCCCATGCTAAGTCGACAACTC ggcgcgggcggcgcggggggagcgggcggcgcgggcgcgtaCGCGGCGGCGCTGCACACGCCCGTGGCGCCGCAGCCCTACCTGCGAGCGCCGCGTCCCCACCACG TGGGCGGCTACTATGAGGAGAGCGATGTGGGCGTCCGGGCCCTGTGCGGCGAGTTCGCGCGGCGGATGGCGCAGGGCGCGCACCCCGCGCACCCGCCGCACCCGCCGCATCCGCCTCATCCGCCGCACCCGCCGCACCCGCCGCACCCGCCGCACACGCCGCACGCCTCGCCTCACGACCACCCGCTCTCGT GCGTGGGCGGCGTGGGCGGCGTGAGCGCAGGGGGCGGCGTGGGCGGCGTGGGCGGCgtgggcggcgcggcgggcggcggcacGTCGGAGTACGTGCGCAACGAGCTGCGCGCCGTGGTGGGCGCGCGCTCGGCGCGGCCCGACCTGCACGCGCTGCACGCGCCCGAGCTCGACCCGCTGCTCACGTTCGACATGCCCGCTCCTG GTGGCGGTGGTGTGGTGGGGGGTCGAGCGTCATCGGCGTCGGCAAACTCGTGGGAGTCGCAACAGAGCATACCG AGTACTACGGAGGGCTCGGCGGAGGCGGCGGGCGGTGATGAGGCGCCGACGGGCTCGGCTAAGGCGTCGCTGCTGCAGAAGCTGCTGTCGCAGTGA
- the LOC124530785 gene encoding uncharacterized protein LOC124530785 isoform X9, whose translation MQVLPGENARNKCDNEKRRRELENEVINQLEELLGTCLAEVKQPDKNGIVQKATRQIEDVLQRRRNCPGDCPQRIVQSLSPVQAGEVSSTQQQPPPSGFQYSELSTLIEAIKHYTGVLGLILMEINSKGEIECVTENIKDLVLAERTELYKKSIFSLLHADDHAKLKPLLRNIQNFSWGSGDSDKFQYIHARLLLKDSNVADGSRFVDTVIHAAPVRSSSTEEAGSVMCVIRRCESAAISNDGGPTIVFRLDCNFNILSCDLSGVENCINSPISLVGVRYLDLVESSDRARVSTHLQEVVGRAGLLVVSEPYRLRIGTDGPRIRVSAQARLFPTVGEPDFIMSTNTVLGDEDVDIHDAGTSRPSLGGPLMTSVANGETSASEPRYRSPMSPGEHQFTINDFDLETWPSSFPMGEMSGEEAKERKESGENNPAAHASPVEAPVEAPAAVHEEPNRLRILLSKKSVLKDLLNQEDDEATSSETSAPHTPHTPHTPHTPHTPHTPLTPASALSPLHSAQAHARPPPHMGQHQPPPHNTHQPTHHNNQLRKILNDKSDEDGEEGRRNSTDSSRGSSQSSALLSQLLSNNNGPSSNGRSQESDMYMDRIAGMKRKFEESKASTSTAKRATPENQQVSSSAAGASGGSGAPTSTASSSANSPATSTGPGMSPLCQKNQILVSLLARQQTTPPTPLPLPNPILRPYPPRARAPPALAHAHQHQHPLHMAQARHPHHTISNILTANIRGNNVNGGAGPVSSASSVECSNMQGIQTSQGGPVGQAGQSHLQMVLQGGARAGYQPAPPHYPYNNQAQSAGMRPQSGTSGDSEVPNDKTLSDILDEVIENMPYNDRSAPDVNVLMDLESNRQIRSDYAGVKEKNDVINAITQSLMQFETATKSPVSSSPSVQASAYPAQSQYTGAPLSVCREQGSCTMSGGAGALYGLVARSDADSVRARAVVEQQRTRLLQMQRSQQMLVSPEAAEQPQADLGSTINALVSATPPNVALKRTDFHNIYHHTNQMGPNYGANKMPSSQQNPMLSRQLGAGGAGGAGGAGAYAAALHTPVAPQPYLRAPRPHHVGGYYEESDVGVRALCGEFARRMAQGAHPAHPPHPPHPPHPPHPPHPPHPPHTPHASPHDHPLSCVGGVGGVSAGGGVGGVGGVGGAAGGGTSEYVRNELRAVVGARSARPDLHALHAPELDPLLTFDMPAPGGGGVVGGRASSASANSWESQQSIPSTTEGSAEAAGGDEAPTGSAKASLLQKLLSQ comes from the exons aaacaaGTGTGACAACGAGAAGCGACGGAGAGAGTTGGAAAACGAAGTAATAAATCAACTAGAGGAACTTCTGGGGACTTGTCTTGCTGAAGTAAAGCAACCAGACAAAAACGGCATCGTCCAGAAAGCAACGAGGCAGATCGAGGACGTATTGCAGCGGCGCCGGAACTGCCCTGGCGACTGCCCCCAGCGCATCGTTCAAAGCTTGTCACCTGTGCAAGCTGGTGAAGTTAGTTCCACCCAGCAGCAACCGCCCCCTAGTGGCTTTCAGTATTCCGAGCTGAGCACTCTAATCGAG GCGATAAAGCATTATACCGGCGTCCTGGGTTTAATATTAATGGAAATTAACTCGAAAGGCGAAATTGAGTGTGTGactgaaaatataaaagacCTCGTTCTTGCGGAAAGGACCGAGTtatataagaaatcaatattcTCGCTTTTGCATGCTGACGATCATGCAAAACTAAAACCATTGCTGAGAAATATCCAAAACTTTTCCTGGGGATCGGGCGATTCTGATAAATTCCAATATATCCATGCCCGCCTGCTTTTAAAAGATTCAAATGTTGCCGATGGTTCCAG GTTTGTGGATACTGTGATCCACGCTGCGCCAGTACGCAGCTCGTCCACGGAGGAGGCCGGCTCCGTCATGTGCGTCATTCGGCGCTGTGAGTCGGCCGCTATCTCCAACGACGGCGGACCCACCATCGTTTTCAGATTGGATTGTAACTTTAATATCTTAT CTTGTGATTTGTCCGGAGTGGAAAACTGTATAAATTCTCCTATTTCTCTTGTGGGAGTTCGTTACCTCGATCTCGTTGAGAGTAGTGATCGCGCACGCGTATCGACACATCTTCAGGAAGTAGTAGGTCGGGCCGGTTTGCTCGTGGTGAGCGAACCCTACCGACTACGTATCGGGACCGACGGTCCTCGTATCCGAGTAAGCGCACAGGCTAGACTCTTCCCGACGGTCGGCGAGCCAGACTTCATAATGTCTACGAATACCGTACTCGGCGATGAGGACGTCGATATTCACGACGCGGGAACGTCCCGCCCATCGCTCGGCGGTCCTCTCATGACTTCAGTCGCCAATGGTGAGACATCAGCCTCTGAGCCACGCTATCGCTCCCCTATGAGCCCTGGTGAACATCAATTCACCATCAACGACTTCGACCTCGAAACTTGGCCATCATCTTTTCCGATGGGAGAGATGTCAGGCGAGGAGGCCAAAGAACGGAAGGAAAGCGGCGAAAACAATCCCGCTGCGCATGCGTCGCCAGTCGAAGCGCCAGTCGAAGCGCCGGCGGCCGTACACGAGGAACCAAATCGCCTTCGTATTTTGCTTAGCAAGAAGAGCGTGCTCAAAGATTTACTAAACCAAGAAGACGACGAGGCGACGAGTAGCGAGACCTCGGCCCCGCACACCCCGCACACGCCGCACACGCCGCACACCCCGCACACGCCGCACACGCCGCTCACGCCGGCTTCGGCCTTGTCGCCGCTGCACTCGGCGCAGGCGCACGCGCGGCCGCCGCCGCACATGGGCCAGCACCAGCCGCCGCCCCACAACACCCACCAGCCAACACACCATAACAATCAATTACGCAAG attttaaatgacaaGTCCGACGAGGATGGAGAGGAAGGCAGAAGAAATTCGACGGACAGTTCGCGTGGATCTTCGCAGTCCAGCGCCTTGCTCTCGCAGCTGCTTTCAAATAATAACGGTCCGTCGAGCAACGGACGCTCTCAAGAAAGCGATATGTACATGGACCGAATAGCCGGCATGAAGCGAAAGTTTGAAGAGTCCAAAGCCTCTACGAGCACTGCTAAGAGAGCTACGCCTGAAAATCAACAG GTGTCGTCGAGTGCTGCGGGAGCGAGCGGCGGGTCCGGAGCGCCGACGTCGACGGCGTCGTCGAGTGCCAACAGTCCGGCAACCAGCACGGGCCCCGGCATGAGCCCGCTGTGCCAGAAGAACCAAATCCTCGTGTCGCTGCTGGCGCGGCAGCAGACCACGCCGCCGACGCCGCTGCCGCTGCCCAACCCCATCCTGCGGCCGTACCCCCCGCGCGCGCGCGCCCCGCCCGCGCTCGCCCACGCGCACCAGCACCAGCACCCGCTCCACATGGCGCAGGCTCGCCACCCGCATCACACTATTTCCAATATTCTCACCGCTAA CATTCGTGGAAACAATGTGAATGGAGGCGCGGGCCCGGTGTCGTCGGCATCGAGTGTGGAGTGCTCCAACATGCAGGGCATTCAGACGTCCCAGGGCGGCCCCGTGGGGCAGGCGGGCCAGAGCCACCTGCAGATGGTGCTGCAGGGCGGCGCCCGCGCCGGCTACCAGCCCGCCCCGCCGCATTATCCCTATAACAACCAGGCGCA gAGCGCTGGTATGAGACCGCAGAGCGGAACGAGTGGGGACAGCGAGGTACCGAATGATAAGACACTGTCGGATATTTTGGACGAGGTGATAGAAAATATGCCATATAACGATCGCTCCGCACCTGACGTCAACGTCCTCATGGATCTGGAGAGTAACCGACAAATACGCTCGGATTATGCT GGTGTCAAAGAAAAAAATGACGTTATAAACGCTATAACGCAAAGTCTCATGCAATTCGAAACTGCGACAAAGAGTCCGGTCTCATCGAGCCCGAGCGTCCAGGCGTCGGCCTATCCCGCTCAAAGTCAA TACACGGGGGCGCCACTAAGCGTGTGTCGCGAACAGGGCTCGTGCACGATgagcggcggcgcgggcgcgctgTACGGGCTGGTGGCGCGCAGCGACGCCGACAGCGTGCGCGCGCGCGCCGTGGTCGAGCAGCAGCGCACGCGCCTGCTGCAGATGCAGCGCTCGCAGCAGATGCTCGTCTCCCCCGAG GCGGCAGAGCAACCCCAAGCCGATCTCGGTTCTACAATTAATGCTTTAGTTTCCGCGACGCCGCCTAACGTAGCTCTAAAGCGCACAGACTTCCACAATATATATCATCATACGA aTCAAATGGGGCCGAACTACGGCGCGAATAAAATGCCCTCGTCGCAACAAAACCCCATGCTAAGTCGACAACTC ggcgcgggcggcgcggggggagcgggcggcgcgggcgcgtaCGCGGCGGCGCTGCACACGCCCGTGGCGCCGCAGCCCTACCTGCGAGCGCCGCGTCCCCACCACG TGGGCGGCTACTATGAGGAGAGCGATGTGGGCGTCCGGGCCCTGTGCGGCGAGTTCGCGCGGCGGATGGCGCAGGGCGCGCACCCCGCGCACCCGCCGCACCCGCCGCATCCGCCTCATCCGCCGCACCCGCCGCACCCGCCGCACCCGCCGCACACGCCGCACGCCTCGCCTCACGACCACCCGCTCTCGT GCGTGGGCGGCGTGGGCGGCGTGAGCGCAGGGGGCGGCGTGGGCGGCGTGGGCGGCgtgggcggcgcggcgggcggcggcacGTCGGAGTACGTGCGCAACGAGCTGCGCGCCGTGGTGGGCGCGCGCTCGGCGCGGCCCGACCTGCACGCGCTGCACGCGCCCGAGCTCGACCCGCTGCTCACGTTCGACATGCCCGCTCCTG GTGGCGGTGGTGTGGTGGGGGGTCGAGCGTCATCGGCGTCGGCAAACTCGTGGGAGTCGCAACAGAGCATACCG AGTACTACGGAGGGCTCGGCGGAGGCGGCGGGCGGTGATGAGGCGCCGACGGGCTCGGCTAAGGCGTCGCTGCTGCAGAAGCTGCTGTCGCAGTGA